In one Nostoc sp. KVJ3 genomic region, the following are encoded:
- a CDS encoding Mrp/NBP35 family ATP-binding protein encodes MSSHQSPFQHPNEEVQASSDDSLTIARRQEVVQLLKQISDRTLKNDIVSLGMVRNLRIVDDYIYLRLYIGSHQHQLETEIQTVLSSLTWSKKTYIQLCTIPGVRTTLAVSSGKGGVGKSTAAVNLAAALQLAGSKVGLLDADVYGPNVPQMLGLGKSEVKVIDTPKGQRFLPLEAYGIKVMSVGLLAEANHPLAWRGPVLHKIITQFIHEVEWGELDYLLIDLPPGTGDAQITIVQESPICGVILVTTPQNVAVSDVRRSIYMFRQVGIPVIGIIENMSYFMGSNGEKIPIFGSGGGQKLVEELKAPLLGQIPIDPLICNGGDVGEPLTLVNPNSTGSQVFVQIARALNATFS; translated from the coding sequence ATGTCAAGCCATCAATCACCTTTTCAACATCCAAATGAAGAAGTACAAGCTTCTTCTGATGACTCCCTCACCATCGCTCGAAGACAAGAAGTTGTGCAACTTCTCAAGCAAATTAGCGATCGCACCCTCAAAAATGACATTGTTAGTCTGGGGATGGTACGAAATCTGCGGATAGTTGATGATTATATATATTTACGTTTATATATTGGTTCCCATCAACATCAATTAGAAACCGAGATTCAAACTGTATTATCATCCCTAACTTGGAGCAAAAAAACTTACATTCAACTCTGCACCATTCCAGGAGTAAGAACGACTCTAGCAGTTTCCAGTGGTAAAGGGGGTGTTGGGAAGTCTACTGCTGCGGTTAACTTAGCAGCCGCTTTACAATTAGCTGGGTCAAAAGTCGGTCTGTTGGATGCTGATGTTTACGGCCCCAATGTTCCCCAAATGCTGGGACTGGGTAAATCTGAAGTGAAAGTTATTGATACTCCCAAAGGTCAAAGGTTTCTACCATTAGAAGCTTACGGAATTAAAGTTATGTCTGTGGGATTATTGGCAGAAGCAAACCATCCTTTAGCTTGGCGCGGCCCAGTTTTACATAAAATCATCACCCAATTCATCCATGAAGTGGAGTGGGGAGAACTGGATTATTTATTAATTGACCTTCCTCCTGGGACTGGTGATGCCCAAATTACTATTGTGCAAGAAAGCCCAATTTGTGGGGTAATCTTGGTAACAACTCCCCAAAATGTGGCAGTTTCGGATGTCCGCCGCAGTATTTATATGTTTCGCCAAGTTGGGATTCCTGTAATCGGTATTATCGAAAATATGAGCTATTTCATGGGGAGCAATGGCGAAAAAATTCCAATTTTCGGTAGTGGTGGCGGTCAAAAGTTGGTTGAAGAACTCAAAGCACCCCTTTTAGGGCAGATTCCCATTGATCCCCTTATCTGTAATGGCGGTGATGTCGGAGAACCCCTAACACTCGTTAACCCTAACTCTACAGGTAGTCAGGTATTTGTGCAAATTGCTAGGGCGTTAAATGCTACTTTTTCTTAG
- a CDS encoding NTP transferase domain-containing protein produces the protein MTSTTEQIQNETSSIAIIILAAGASTRMGRPKQLLFYQGQSFVHHIAEIAIASVCKPVIVVLGANAEQIYPEIKQLPIQVVHNLDWACGMSASIKSGIELLNNLPQKIDAVVIALCDQPFVSPQIINQLVDAYYSSQKPIIACEYAGILGVPALFSQRFFSELAALKEASGAKRFINNNLNEVFSIPFPLGDIDVDTPKDYEQLLSINRASDEV, from the coding sequence ATGACATCGACCACCGAGCAAATACAAAATGAAACATCAAGCATTGCGATTATTATTCTCGCGGCGGGTGCATCTACTCGCATGGGTAGACCAAAACAACTGTTGTTTTATCAAGGACAGAGTTTTGTGCATCACATTGCAGAAATTGCGATCGCTTCAGTTTGTAAACCTGTGATAGTAGTACTTGGAGCAAATGCAGAACAGATTTATCCCGAAATTAAGCAACTTCCCATTCAAGTAGTCCATAATCTGGATTGGGCTTGTGGAATGAGTGCTTCCATCAAAAGTGGTATTGAATTATTAAATAATCTTCCGCAAAAAATAGATGCAGTAGTGATCGCGCTTTGCGATCAGCCATTTGTTTCTCCTCAAATTATTAATCAACTTGTTGATGCATATTATTCGAGCCAAAAACCAATCATTGCTTGCGAATATGCAGGGATATTAGGTGTACCTGCTCTATTTAGTCAGAGATTTTTTTCAGAGCTTGCGGCTTTGAAAGAGGCTTCAGGAGCAAAAAGGTTTATTAATAATAACCTTAATGAAGTGTTTTCCATTCCCTTTCCATTAGGTGATATTGATGTTGATACACCAAAAGATTACGAACAATTGCTATCAATTAACAGAGCATCTGATGAAGTTTAG
- a CDS encoding DOPA 4,5-dioxygenase family protein, which yields MKENSIITGFHAHVYYDTDTHDLASRIREGLGAKFEVKLGRWHDQPIGPHPKSMYQVAFSTNQFTQVVPWLMLNREGLDILVHPETGDDVIDHTAHSLWLGNKLELNINFLQRIKPNPS from the coding sequence ATGAAAGAAAATAGCATCATCACTGGTTTTCATGCTCATGTCTATTATGATACCGATACTCATGATCTTGCCAGCCGGATTCGAGAAGGATTAGGAGCTAAATTTGAAGTAAAACTAGGACGTTGGCACGATCAGCCCATTGGCCCCCATCCAAAATCGATGTATCAAGTTGCCTTTTCAACAAACCAATTTACGCAAGTCGTCCCTTGGTTAATGCTTAACCGTGAAGGGTTAGATATTCTCGTCCACCCAGAAACAGGTGATGATGTCATAGATCATACAGCACATTCCTTATGGTTAGGAAATAAGCTAGAATTAAATATCAATTTCCTCCAACGAATCAAACCCAACCCCTCTTAA
- a CDS encoding sulfonate ABC transporter substrate-binding protein, with protein sequence MKIVSNFLQNYETWRIGTFALFFTCGLGLTLVISACSPSPNNTGNSAATQTQNQGVVVHIGYQKAATILNALKNRGSLAQTLTATGASVTWLEFPAGPPMLEAMNAGSVDFGYTGESPPIFAQAAGTPLLYVAYDPWSPKAEAIIVPKDSPIQKLADLKGKKVAFAKGSNSNYLVVKAIEAAGLNYSDIQPAHLIPADARAAFEGGKVDAWAIWDPYLAAVEHDVNVRTLTDATNLAPNRGYYLARQEFVKSHPDLLKTLLDEVSKIDKWATNNPQEVAKFLEPELGIKASALEIAEKRRKYGVLPLTDEVITQQQKIADTFHKIKLVPKEIQVKDIVWNGNKS encoded by the coding sequence ATGAAGATTGTCAGCAACTTTCTTCAGAATTATGAAACCTGGAGAATTGGCACATTTGCCTTATTCTTCACCTGCGGATTAGGTTTGACTCTTGTTATCTCTGCGTGTTCTCCCTCTCCCAACAATACAGGTAATTCTGCTGCGACACAGACACAAAATCAAGGTGTTGTGGTTCATATTGGCTATCAAAAAGCGGCGACTATTCTCAATGCTCTCAAGAATCGAGGCAGTTTAGCGCAAACTTTAACTGCTACTGGTGCTTCGGTGACATGGTTAGAATTTCCCGCAGGGCCACCGATGTTAGAAGCTATGAACGCAGGTAGTGTTGACTTTGGCTACACAGGTGAATCACCCCCTATCTTTGCCCAAGCCGCAGGTACTCCTTTGCTTTATGTTGCTTACGATCCTTGGAGTCCGAAAGCAGAAGCAATTATTGTACCGAAAGATTCACCAATTCAAAAACTTGCCGATCTTAAAGGTAAAAAAGTTGCCTTTGCTAAAGGATCAAACAGTAACTATCTCGTAGTTAAAGCCATAGAAGCTGCTGGATTAAATTATAGTGACATTCAGCCAGCACATCTGATACCAGCAGATGCGCGTGCAGCATTTGAAGGTGGCAAAGTTGATGCTTGGGCAATTTGGGATCCTTACCTAGCAGCAGTTGAACACGACGTAAATGTGAGAACTTTAACAGATGCGACAAATTTAGCACCAAATCGGGGTTACTATCTTGCTCGTCAAGAGTTTGTCAAGTCTCACCCAGATTTGTTAAAAACCCTGTTAGATGAAGTCAGCAAAATAGATAAATGGGCAACAAATAATCCCCAAGAAGTTGCCAAGTTTCTCGAACCAGAATTAGGTATCAAAGCATCAGCATTAGAAATTGCTGAAAAGCGCCGGAAGTATGGCGTTTTACCTCTGACAGATGAAGTAATTACTCAACAACAAAAAATTGCTGATACTTTTCATAAAATCAAGCTAGTTCCCAAAGAAATCCAGGTTAAAGACATTGTTTGGAACGGTAATAAATCTTAA
- a CDS encoding cation diffusion facilitator family transporter produces the protein MSSRTARSYVFLSIAAAIVTIALKFGAYLLTGSVGLLSDAIESIVNLVAALVAFWALTYADKPADAEHTFGHSKAEYFSSGAEGALIIVAAISIAVEAWGRLLHPEPLTQLGFGLALSLFATAINGVVAFILLRAGRRLRSITLRADAHHLFTDVVTSGGVVVGIFLVQVTGALVLDPIVALIVAANITWTGFRLLRETGSALLDAALPKKEIDAIKSILNEYKRQDIQFHALRTRTAGTRRFVSFHVLVPGSWTVQQGHDLCEAIELAILRVLPSTHVTTHLEPVEDPVSWEDLELERPRNQQL, from the coding sequence ATGAGTAGTCGAACAGCCCGATCTTACGTTTTCTTATCGATTGCAGCGGCAATCGTCACTATTGCCCTAAAATTTGGCGCTTACCTGCTAACCGGGTCAGTAGGTTTGCTTTCAGATGCTATTGAGTCAATTGTAAATCTTGTGGCAGCATTGGTTGCTTTTTGGGCATTGACCTATGCCGATAAACCAGCCGATGCCGAACACACCTTTGGGCATTCTAAAGCCGAATACTTCTCCAGTGGTGCAGAAGGTGCGTTGATTATAGTAGCAGCCATTAGCATTGCTGTTGAAGCTTGGGGACGCTTGTTGCATCCAGAACCGTTAACACAGCTTGGATTTGGGTTGGCACTCTCCCTATTTGCAACTGCAATTAACGGTGTTGTTGCCTTTATATTGCTACGGGCAGGGCGACGGTTGCGTTCCATTACACTGAGGGCTGATGCTCACCACCTATTTACCGATGTGGTGACTTCAGGTGGTGTGGTAGTTGGAATCTTCCTCGTCCAGGTAACAGGCGCTCTCGTACTCGATCCAATTGTCGCGCTAATAGTAGCAGCAAATATTACTTGGACAGGATTTCGTTTGCTGCGAGAAACCGGTAGTGCGTTATTGGATGCAGCTTTGCCTAAAAAAGAAATTGACGCAATCAAGAGCATCCTTAACGAGTACAAACGTCAGGACATCCAGTTCCACGCCTTGCGAACCCGCACTGCTGGAACCCGTCGCTTTGTTTCGTTTCATGTTCTTGTACCTGGATCTTGGACAGTGCAACAAGGGCATGATTTGTGTGAAGCAATTGAGCTTGCTATTCTTCGGGTGCTGCCTTCAACTCACGTTACAACTCACCTGGAACCTGTAGAAGATCCAGTTTCTTGGGAAGATTTGGAGTTAGAGCGTCCGCGCAATCAACAATTGTAA
- a CDS encoding fumarate reductase/succinate dehydrogenase flavoprotein subunit: MDINTQRIKTDVLVIGGGTAGTMAGIKAKQANPDAEVLILEKANIRRSGAIAMGMDGVNTAVIPGHSTPEQYVREITLANDGILNQKAVYQTGKLGYEVIQELESWGVKFQKDVQGNYDLKQVHRVGKYVLPMPEGKDLKTILTRQVKRHKVKVTNRVMATRVLVKEGCAIGAVGFDVRNGDYIVIQAKAVILCTGACGRLGLPASGYLYGTYENPTNAGDGYSMAYHAGAELSNIECFQVNPLIKDYNGPACAYVAGPFGAHTANAEGNRFISCDYWSGQMMLEIWKELNSGKGPVQLKMTHLDEDTIAEIESILWANERPSRERFHQGRNEDYRTHGIEMHISEIGLCSGHSASGVWVNENAQTTVTGLYAAGDMASVPHNYMIGAFVFGRIAGTHAIEYIQNLDFIEPDADFLEAEKARIYAPLNRPNGVPHTQVEYKLRRLVNDYLQPPKTGNKIEIGLKHFVQYQETLDLMGARDAHELMRSLEVHFIRDCAEMAARASLYRQETRWGLYHYRLDYPEKNDDEWFCHVNLKKNELGQMVLFKRPVDNYIVDVDLQHEMYNIAVK, encoded by the coding sequence ATGGACATCAATACCCAACGGATAAAAACTGATGTACTTGTCATTGGTGGCGGTACAGCCGGGACAATGGCAGGTATCAAAGCCAAACAAGCAAATCCTGATGCAGAGGTGCTGATCTTAGAAAAGGCTAACATCCGACGGAGTGGTGCGATCGCAATGGGTATGGATGGCGTGAATACCGCAGTCATTCCTGGTCATTCTACCCCAGAACAATACGTGCGCGAAATTACCTTGGCTAACGATGGTATTCTCAACCAAAAAGCTGTATATCAAACAGGCAAATTAGGTTATGAAGTTATCCAAGAATTAGAAAGTTGGGGTGTAAAATTTCAAAAAGATGTCCAAGGCAACTATGATTTAAAACAAGTACATCGTGTGGGTAAATATGTCTTACCTATGCCAGAAGGTAAAGACTTAAAAACCATTCTCACCCGCCAAGTCAAACGCCACAAAGTCAAAGTCACAAATCGCGTCATGGCAACAAGGGTGTTAGTTAAAGAAGGATGTGCTATTGGTGCGGTGGGATTTGATGTCAGGAACGGCGATTATATTGTCATTCAAGCCAAAGCAGTTATCTTATGTACAGGTGCTTGTGGCAGATTAGGATTACCTGCTTCTGGCTATCTCTACGGCACTTACGAAAATCCTACCAATGCCGGCGATGGCTATTCAATGGCTTATCATGCAGGTGCAGAACTCAGCAATATTGAATGCTTTCAAGTTAATCCCTTAATCAAAGATTACAATGGCCCTGCTTGTGCTTATGTTGCTGGGCCTTTTGGCGCACATACAGCCAACGCTGAAGGAAATCGCTTCATTAGTTGCGACTATTGGAGTGGTCAAATGATGTTGGAAATCTGGAAAGAATTAAACTCTGGGAAAGGGCCAGTCCAACTCAAAATGACCCACCTTGATGAAGATACAATTGCTGAAATTGAATCAATACTTTGGGCAAATGAACGACCAAGTAGAGAACGCTTTCATCAAGGCAGAAATGAAGATTATCGCACTCACGGCATAGAGATGCACATTTCCGAAATTGGCTTATGTAGCGGTCATAGTGCCTCTGGCGTGTGGGTAAATGAAAATGCTCAAACAACCGTCACGGGTTTATATGCAGCCGGAGATATGGCCAGTGTTCCTCATAATTATATGATTGGGGCATTTGTTTTTGGTCGCATAGCCGGAACCCACGCCATTGAATATATCCAAAATTTAGATTTTATCGAACCAGATGCAGATTTTTTAGAAGCTGAAAAAGCTAGAATTTATGCACCTTTAAATCGCCCTAATGGTGTACCTCACACCCAGGTTGAATATAAATTAAGACGCTTAGTTAATGATTATCTGCAACCACCAAAAACAGGTAACAAAATAGAAATTGGGTTGAAACATTTTGTTCAATATCAAGAAACATTAGATTTAATGGGCGCTCGTGATGCCCATGAATTGATGCGTTCTCTGGAAGTACATTTTATTCGCGACTGTGCAGAAATGGCAGCTAGAGCATCATTATATCGTCAAGAAACTCGTTGGGGTCTTTATCATTACCGCTTAGATTATCCAGAAAAAAATGATGATGAATGGTTCTGTCATGTCAATTTAAAGAAGAATGAATTAGGGCAAATGGTATTGTTTAAGCGTCCAGTTGACAATTATATTGTGGATGTTGATTTACAGCACGAAATGTATAATATAGCAGTGAAATAA
- a CDS encoding XdhC family protein yields the protein MNELQAILKGFESSQKSGEITFLATVVKTQGSTYRRPGAKMLMTNTGQIIGTISAGCLENDVFEYTQQRMSDGKPIVVTYNQTASEDILWGFGLGCNGIMQVLIERLETESTPNAIAFTQECFHKKHLGVIATVFAFEGAVDVKLGSRLLLYPNGKIVTNIKETDLINSLNADTQAALANQKSRVNNYQLPLGSAEVFIEVIQPPTHIVIFGAGYDAIPVAQFAQALGWDVTVVDCRANEATRARFPLPCDVILSRREIVHKQVFIDAQTMAVVMTHNYLDDLEIFKMVLPSPARYIGVLGPKHRTERLLQDLSTEGIVFSKQQLSRLYSPVGIDIGADTPEEIAIAIIAEIQAVLRNRNSNFLKNRNQPIHQNYQSNFNLLLAT from the coding sequence ATGAACGAACTACAAGCAATCTTAAAAGGCTTTGAGTCAAGTCAAAAAAGTGGTGAAATTACTTTTCTTGCCACTGTAGTTAAAACTCAAGGTTCAACCTATCGCCGACCGGGTGCTAAAATGCTGATGACAAATACAGGTCAGATAATTGGCACAATCAGCGCTGGTTGCTTAGAGAATGACGTATTTGAATATACTCAACAACGAATGTCAGACGGCAAACCAATTGTTGTTACTTACAATCAAACCGCCTCTGAAGATATTCTTTGGGGTTTTGGTCTAGGGTGCAATGGGATAATGCAAGTTCTCATCGAACGGCTTGAGACAGAAAGTACACCAAATGCGATCGCTTTTACACAAGAGTGCTTTCATAAAAAACATTTGGGTGTTATTGCTACAGTCTTTGCTTTTGAAGGTGCGGTAGATGTAAAACTTGGCTCGCGCTTACTGCTCTATCCAAACGGTAAAATTGTCACTAATATTAAAGAAACAGATTTAATTAACTCTCTGAATGCAGATACTCAAGCAGCCCTCGCTAATCAAAAGTCAAGGGTAAACAACTATCAGTTACCTTTAGGTAGTGCAGAAGTTTTCATCGAAGTCATCCAACCACCCACACATATAGTAATATTTGGTGCAGGTTATGACGCTATACCCGTAGCCCAGTTTGCTCAAGCATTAGGTTGGGACGTGACTGTAGTTGATTGTCGAGCTAATGAGGCAACTAGAGCGCGATTTCCTCTCCCTTGTGATGTGATTCTTAGCCGTCGAGAAATTGTACATAAACAGGTTTTTATAGATGCGCAAACAATGGCTGTGGTGATGACGCATAATTATCTTGACGATCTAGAAATTTTCAAGATGGTGTTACCATCTCCGGCACGCTACATTGGCGTTTTAGGGCCAAAGCATCGCACAGAAAGATTACTTCAAGATTTATCTACAGAAGGAATAGTTTTTAGTAAGCAACAATTGAGTAGATTGTATAGTCCTGTTGGTATTGATATCGGCGCTGATACACCCGAAGAAATAGCGATCGCCATTATTGCCGAAATTCAGGCAGTGCTGAGAAACCGCAATAGTAATTTCTTAAAAAATCGGAATCAACCAATTCATCAAAATTATCAAAGCAACTTCAATTTGTTGTTAGCAACATAG
- a CDS encoding glycoside hydrolase family 31 protein — MPQYFGQLHTTEAPWSILGAVQAIQQNERHIILQCSGPCLRVSVLAPNLIRVRMSPSGEFLSRRSWAVTQADEEWPTVPFEVREKAETIEIETEQLCIVVSRNPCRIECFDSVGQPFAQDTDLGMAWRTGEVAGWKRIESDEHFYGFGEPTGLLDQRSKVKTNWASDAIDYGIMTDSMYQAIPFFIALRPGLGYGLFFNTTYWSRFDLGAQQPGVWQMETQGSELDYYIIYGPEPAKIIQTYTQLTGRMPLPPRWSLGYHQCRWSYESQDIVRKLADEFRQRRIPCDVIHLDIDYMNGYRVFTWSPKRFAKPQKLIQNLKQDGFKVVTIVDPGVKYEPEADYQVFDEGLKNNYFIRKTDGQLFHGYVWPDKAVFPDYLRTEVRDWWGNCQNSLTDIGIAGIWNDMNEPALDDRPFGDPGNKISFPLDAPQGPTDERTTHKETHNLYGLMMAQASYQGAKISRPTERSFILTRSGYAGVQRWSAVWTGDNQSLWEHLEMSLPMLCNLGLSGIPFVGSDIGGFAGNATAELFARWMQVGMLYPLMRGHSALTTAQHEPWVFGDRIEKICREYIELRYQLLPYIYTLFWSAATTGAPILRPLLYDFPNDPKTFALADQVMLGPSLLAAPILRPGVEHRAVYLPEGYWYDWWSGEEFTGPTHILAYAPLEKMPLYVRAGSIIAIAPVMQYVDEHPIDQMRLRIWKGVGEFTLYEDDGHTFEYQTGAFCTTTYHVYSQQQRTIVEIAAREGEFSPITREIIVELVGVGEQSFLDDGAAHRLEFST, encoded by the coding sequence ATGCCACAATACTTTGGACAGCTGCACACCACCGAAGCGCCTTGGTCAATCCTGGGAGCAGTCCAAGCAATACAACAGAATGAGCGTCATATTATATTGCAGTGCAGTGGCCCCTGTCTAAGAGTTAGTGTCTTAGCACCAAACTTAATTCGGGTACGGATGTCTCCAAGTGGTGAATTTCTCTCTAGGCGATCGTGGGCTGTGACACAAGCGGATGAAGAATGGCCGACTGTGCCTTTTGAAGTGCGAGAAAAAGCAGAGACTATAGAAATTGAAACTGAGCAATTGTGTATTGTCGTGTCCCGCAATCCGTGTCGTATCGAGTGCTTTGACTCAGTAGGACAGCCCTTTGCTCAGGATACAGATTTAGGGATGGCGTGGCGGACAGGGGAGGTTGCAGGGTGGAAACGGATTGAATCTGACGAACATTTTTATGGTTTTGGTGAACCTACTGGTTTACTAGATCAGCGTTCAAAAGTCAAAACCAACTGGGCATCAGATGCGATCGATTATGGCATCATGACAGACAGCATGTATCAGGCGATTCCTTTTTTCATCGCCTTGCGTCCGGGATTAGGATACGGGCTTTTTTTTAATACTACTTATTGGAGCCGATTTGATCTAGGCGCACAGCAGCCTGGAGTTTGGCAAATGGAAACTCAAGGGAGTGAACTAGATTACTACATTATTTATGGGCCGGAACCTGCAAAAATTATCCAGACTTACACCCAGCTAACGGGACGGATGCCTTTACCACCTCGATGGTCATTAGGATATCACCAATGTCGCTGGAGTTACGAGTCACAAGATATAGTCCGCAAACTAGCTGATGAATTTCGTCAACGGCGCATTCCCTGTGATGTTATCCATTTAGATATTGACTATATGAATGGCTATCGGGTTTTTACCTGGAGTCCCAAGCGATTTGCCAAACCTCAAAAATTAATCCAAAATCTCAAGCAAGATGGCTTTAAAGTAGTAACGATTGTCGATCCGGGAGTCAAATACGAGCCAGAAGCAGATTACCAAGTCTTTGACGAGGGATTAAAAAACAACTATTTTATCCGAAAAACTGACGGTCAATTATTTCACGGCTATGTTTGGCCAGACAAAGCTGTTTTTCCTGATTACCTACGGACTGAAGTTAGAGATTGGTGGGGAAATTGCCAAAATAGTCTAACTGATATTGGTATTGCCGGCATCTGGAACGATATGAATGAACCCGCACTTGATGACCGTCCATTTGGCGACCCTGGTAACAAAATTTCCTTTCCCCTTGATGCACCGCAGGGGCCAACTGACGAAAGAACCACCCATAAGGAAACCCACAATCTTTATGGGTTAATGATGGCACAGGCATCTTATCAAGGAGCTAAAATATCTCGTCCTACTGAACGCTCTTTTATATTGACACGCTCTGGATATGCTGGCGTTCAACGCTGGTCAGCAGTCTGGACAGGAGACAATCAATCTCTGTGGGAACACTTAGAAATGTCCCTACCAATGCTCTGTAACCTGGGTCTATCGGGCATTCCCTTTGTGGGTAGTGATATTGGCGGGTTTGCGGGGAATGCGACGGCGGAACTATTTGCTCGTTGGATGCAAGTAGGAATGCTTTATCCCCTGATGCGTGGGCATTCAGCATTAACTACTGCACAGCACGAACCTTGGGTATTTGGCGATCGCATCGAAAAAATCTGCCGCGAGTATATTGAACTCCGTTATCAACTACTACCTTACATTTACACTCTTTTTTGGTCAGCTGCAACTACTGGCGCACCAATTCTTCGCCCACTTCTGTATGATTTCCCCAATGACCCAAAAACCTTTGCTCTTGCCGATCAAGTCATGCTTGGCCCCTCCTTGCTAGCTGCACCAATTTTGCGTCCCGGCGTTGAACATCGTGCCGTGTACTTGCCGGAAGGTTATTGGTACGATTGGTGGAGCGGGGAGGAATTTACAGGGCCGACTCACATTCTTGCTTATGCACCACTGGAGAAAATGCCGTTATATGTTCGTGCTGGCTCCATTATTGCGATCGCACCAGTAATGCAATATGTAGATGAACATCCCATAGACCAAATGAGGCTGCGAATCTGGAAGGGCGTTGGTGAGTTTACCCTTTATGAAGATGATGGTCATACTTTTGAGTACCAAACAGGAGCCTTTTGCACGACAACTTACCATGTTTATTCCCAGCAGCAAAGAACTATTGTTGAGATTGCAGCTAGAGAAGGTGAATTCTCACCTATAACTCGTGAAATTATTGTGGAACTAGTCGGCGTTGGGGAACAGAGTTTTCTAGATGATGGTGCTGCCCATCGGTTGGAATTTTCTACTTAG